Proteins encoded by one window of Carassius auratus strain Wakin chromosome 8, ASM336829v1, whole genome shotgun sequence:
- the LOC113106898 gene encoding uncharacterized protein LOC113106898 — protein sequence MPASFMGKLQNGGRPSCSERRKLVRIVASEILEVSKCPAKKHVSEIARQMVIAYPKSFRDEINSQVVGSGYDSLLKQLVCRIDNLKRAKAISIPLCGTLEVSTKKQKLLYGCINSDPQLLVGETSELQQEKKEKLVVMFQNNESDVKTIYDLMTSTYTPQRNSIQSGKETKDLLDEWPYLFQPAGMKAHFKELTGIDINNSFEESASKDTSVPSDICSEQLPATPCIVVCGENPLTASVYMVAVDQMIVNDHLLSFTEALYLMFSLYYILNISYPVELGATLEFLQRCIFRINPHKGTKVEKREKKRAYSVNPRVLSLTSKIAAFDWGE from the exons ATGCCAGCAAGTTTTATGGGAAAGTTGCAAAATGGCGGAAGGCCAAGTTGCTCTGAGAGAAGAAAGTTGGTCCGCATTGTTGCTTCTGAGATCCTGGAAGTCAGCAAATGTCCAGCAAAAAAACATGTATCAGAAATAGCCCGACAAATGGTGATTGCATACCCAAAGTCTTTCAGAGATGAGATTAATTCCCAGGTTGTAGGAAGTGGATATGATTCTCTCCTCAAACAACTGGTGTGTAGAATTGACAATTTGAAAAGAGCAAAAGCTATTAGTATACCACTTTGTGGTACTCTAGAAGTatcaacaaagaaacaaaaattgtTATATGGTTGTATAAATTCTGATCCACAACTGCTAGttggagaaacatctgaattgcagcaggaaaagaaagagaagttggtagtaatgtttcaaaataatgaaaGTGATGTAAAGACAATCTATGACTTAATGACTTCTACATACACCCCTCAAAGAAACAGCATCCAATCTGGAAAGGAAACCAAAGATTTACTTGATGAGTGGCCATATCTTTTTCAGCCAGCAGGAATGAAAGCACACTTTAAAGAGCTCACTGGCATTGACATAAACAACAGCTTTGAAGAATCTGCTTCCA AAGACACCTCTGTTCCAAGTGATATATGCTCAGAACAGCTTCCAGCAACACCATGTATAGTAGTGTGTG GAGAGAACCCACTGACAGCCAGTGTGTACATGGTAGCAGTAGACCAGATGATTGTAAATGACCATCTCTTGAGTTTTACAGAAGCCCTGTATCTGATGTTCTCTCTTTACTATATATTGAACATCAGTTACCCTGTAGAACTGGGAGCCACACTAGAATTCTTGCAAAG gTGCATCTTTAGGATAAATCCTCATAAAGGTACCAAggtggaaaagagagagaaaaagagagcgtaCTCTGTCAACCCCAGAGTATTGAGTCTGACATCAAAAATTGCTGCATTTGATTGGGGAGAGTAA